Proteins encoded in a region of the Rhizobium sp. CC-YZS058 genome:
- a CDS encoding NADP-dependent malic enzyme encodes MADERKARRSGTAVTDQEALQFHAEGRPGKLEITPTKPMATQRDLSLAYSPGVAVPVKAIAADPATAYDYTTRGNMVAVISNGTAILGLGNLGALASKPVMEGKSVLFKRFADVDSIDLEVDTEDAETFINCVRYLGPSFGGINLEDIKAPECFIVEQKLREIMDIPVFHDDQHGTAIIATAGLINALELTGRDLKTARLVCNGAGAAAIACVELIKSLGFNPDNIIMCDTKGVIYQGRTEGMNQWKSAHAARTTARTLEEAMEGADIVFGLSQKGAFSESMIRSMAPRPIIFAMANPDPEITPEEVAAIRDDAIMATGRSDYPNQVNNVLCFPYMFRGALDVRATTINEDMKIAAARALADLAKEDVPDDVAAAYQGNRPRFGPQYIIPVPFDPRLISSIPVAVAKAAIDSGVARKPIADLAGYARQLSARRDPIASTLTRIFERVRRNPKTIVFAEGEEVQMMRSAVAYATQQLGTALLLGREDRMRETAEREGIDLNRPGIQLVNARISQRTGAYVDYLYARLQRKGFLFRDAQRLINHDRNHFAACMVALGDADGMVTGITRNYSTALEDVRRCIDPKPGHRVIGVSLALCRGRNVLVADTAVHDMPTAEELADIAEEAAGLARRLGYVPRVAMLAYSTFGHPSGERSERVREAVDILERRRVDFEFDGEMGADVALNPQLMEQYPFCRLSGPANVLVMPAFHSASISTKMLQELGGSTVIGPLLVGLDKAVQIVPMGARDSDIVNMAALAAHNAGR; translated from the coding sequence ATGGCGGACGAACGCAAGGCACGGCGCAGCGGCACGGCGGTGACGGATCAGGAGGCGCTGCAATTTCACGCCGAGGGCCGGCCGGGAAAGCTGGAAATCACGCCCACCAAGCCGATGGCAACCCAGCGCGACCTGTCGCTCGCCTATTCGCCGGGCGTGGCCGTTCCGGTCAAGGCGATCGCCGCCGATCCCGCGACGGCCTATGATTACACGACGCGCGGCAACATGGTCGCCGTGATCTCCAACGGCACGGCCATCCTCGGCCTCGGCAATCTCGGCGCGCTCGCCTCCAAGCCGGTCATGGAGGGCAAGTCGGTGCTCTTCAAGCGCTTCGCCGATGTCGATTCGATCGACCTTGAAGTCGACACCGAGGATGCGGAGACCTTCATCAACTGCGTGCGCTATCTCGGCCCCTCCTTCGGCGGCATCAACCTCGAAGACATCAAGGCGCCGGAATGCTTCATCGTCGAGCAGAAGCTGCGCGAAATCATGGACATTCCGGTCTTCCACGACGACCAGCACGGCACGGCCATCATCGCCACAGCGGGCCTGATCAATGCGCTGGAGCTGACGGGGCGGGATCTCAAGACGGCACGGCTCGTCTGCAATGGCGCGGGTGCGGCGGCAATCGCCTGCGTCGAGCTGATCAAGTCGCTCGGCTTCAATCCCGACAACATCATCATGTGCGACACCAAGGGCGTGATCTACCAGGGCCGCACCGAGGGCATGAACCAGTGGAAGTCCGCCCACGCCGCCCGCACGACGGCACGCACGCTGGAAGAAGCGATGGAGGGTGCCGACATCGTCTTCGGCCTGTCGCAGAAGGGCGCATTTTCCGAAAGCATGATCCGCTCCATGGCGCCACGGCCGATCATCTTCGCCATGGCCAATCCGGATCCGGAGATCACGCCGGAAGAGGTGGCGGCGATCCGCGACGATGCGATCATGGCGACCGGGCGGTCCGACTATCCGAACCAGGTCAACAACGTTCTCTGCTTCCCCTATATGTTCCGCGGCGCGCTGGATGTGCGGGCGACGACCATCAACGAAGACATGAAGATCGCCGCGGCGCGCGCGCTGGCCGATCTTGCCAAGGAGGACGTGCCGGATGACGTGGCGGCCGCCTATCAGGGCAACCGCCCGCGTTTCGGGCCGCAATACATCATCCCCGTCCCCTTCGATCCGCGGCTGATCTCCTCCATTCCCGTGGCAGTCGCGAAGGCGGCGATCGACAGCGGCGTCGCCCGCAAGCCGATCGCCGATCTCGCCGGCTATGCCCGCCAGCTCTCCGCAAGGCGCGATCCGATCGCCTCGACGCTGACCCGCATCTTCGAGCGGGTGCGCCGCAATCCGAAGACGATCGTCTTTGCCGAAGGCGAAGAGGTGCAGATGATGCGCTCGGCGGTCGCCTATGCCACGCAACAGCTCGGCACCGCCCTGCTGCTCGGCCGGGAAGACCGGATGCGCGAGACGGCGGAGCGCGAGGGCATCGACCTCAACCGCCCGGGCATCCAGCTCGTCAATGCCCGCATCTCGCAGCGCACCGGCGCCTATGTTGATTATCTCTATGCCCGTCTTCAGCGCAAAGGCTTCCTGTTCCGCGATGCGCAGCGGCTGATCAACCACGACCGCAACCATTTTGCCGCCTGCATGGTGGCGCTCGGCGATGCCGACGGCATGGTGACGGGCATCACCCGCAATTACTCGACCGCGCTCGAGGATGTGCGCCGCTGCATCGACCCCAAGCCCGGCCATCGGGTGATCGGCGTATCGCTGGCACTTTGCCGCGGGCGCAACGTGCTGGTCGCCGACACCGCCGTCCACGACATGCCGACGGCGGAGGAGCTGGCCGATATCGCCGAGGAAGCCGCAGGCCTCGCCCGCCGGCTCGGCTATGTGCCGCGCGTCGCCATGCTTGCCTATTCCACCTTCGGCCATCCCTCGGGCGAGCGTTCGGAGCGGGTGCGCGAGGCGGTGGACATTCTGGAGCGCCGCCGCGTTGATTTCGAATTCGACGGCGAGATGGGCGCGGATGTGGCGCTGAACCCGCAGCTGATGGAGCAATATCCTTTCTGCCGCCTGTCCGGCCCTGCCAACGTGCTGGTCATGCCGGCCTTCCACTCGGCCTCGATCTCGACCAAGATGCTGCAGGAACTGGGCGGCTCCACCGTGATCGGCCCGCTGCTCGTCGGTCTCGACAAGGCGGTGCAGATCGTGCCGATGGGCGCTCGCGATTCCGACATCGTCAACATGGCAGCGCTCGCCGCCCACAATGCCGGCCGCTAA
- the mutS gene encoding DNA mismatch repair protein MutS has translation MDEAVPAAPGPDASAPEAPAAAVVLKATPMMEQYIEIKAANPGSLLFYRMGDFYELFFEDAMEASRALGIVLTKRGQHLGQDIPMCGVPIHAADDYLQKLIALGYRVAVCEQIEDPAEAKKRGSKSVVRRDVVRLVTPGTITEDKLLVASESNYLMALARVRGGGEASLALAWIDISTGIFRLAETNETRLLADILRIEPRELILADTLFHDPALRPVLDVIGRIATPQPAVLFDSATAENRLARYYSVQSLDGFGQFSRAELAAASAAVGYVEKTQIAERPPLNIPERENTAATLFIDPATRANLELVKTLSGSRDGALLKALDRTVTGGGARLLAERLMSPLTDPEAIRRRLDSVAAILEDPTLCADLRSALKRVPDMPRALSRLSLGRGGPRDLGAILAGTGAAAEIAHCLDDADLSEELLEAKAALAGLPADLATRLAQMLADDLPLLKRDGNFLRDGADGELDEMRALRDQSRRVIASLQARYAEETGLKALKIKYNNVLGYFIEVTAGNAGPLTEGEAKARFIHRQTMANAMRFTTTELAALETKIANAADRALAIEHAAFEALTAQVVEAAQAIKAAAAALAVLDVAAGLAVLAEEQDYRRPMVDRSKMFRIEGGRHPVVEQALRRQAAAAFVANGCDLSPTSETGDGALWLLTGPNMGGKSTFLRQNALIAIMAQMGSYVPATAAHIGTVDRLFSRVGASDDLARGRSTFMVEMVETAAILNQATDRSLVILDEIGRGTATFDGLSIAWAAVEHLHEANRCRGLFATHFHELTVLSEKLARLSNVTMRVKEWDGEVVFLHEVGPGAADRSYGIQVARLAGLPAAVVARARDVLAKLEDADRKNPASQLIDDLPLFQVALRREEASRAKPSAVEARLTALNLDDMTPREALDALYALKGELTRT, from the coding sequence ATGGACGAGGCCGTGCCGGCAGCGCCCGGTCCCGATGCCTCGGCTCCAGAAGCGCCGGCGGCGGCCGTGGTGCTCAAGGCCACGCCGATGATGGAGCAATATATCGAGATCAAGGCGGCCAATCCCGGCTCGCTGCTCTTCTACCGCATGGGCGATTTCTACGAGCTGTTCTTCGAGGACGCGATGGAGGCGTCGCGCGCGCTCGGCATCGTGCTCACCAAGCGCGGCCAGCATCTGGGCCAAGACATTCCGATGTGCGGCGTGCCGATCCATGCCGCCGACGACTATCTGCAGAAGCTGATCGCGCTCGGCTATCGCGTTGCCGTCTGCGAGCAGATCGAGGATCCGGCCGAGGCCAAGAAACGCGGCTCGAAATCGGTCGTCCGGCGCGACGTGGTGCGTCTCGTCACCCCAGGCACCATCACCGAAGACAAGCTGCTCGTTGCCTCCGAAAGCAATTATCTGATGGCGCTGGCCCGCGTGCGGGGCGGTGGCGAGGCGAGCCTGGCGCTCGCCTGGATCGATATTTCCACCGGCATCTTCCGCCTGGCGGAAACGAACGAGACGCGGCTGCTGGCCGATATTCTCCGCATCGAGCCGCGCGAACTGATCCTCGCCGATACGCTCTTCCACGATCCCGCGCTTCGCCCGGTTCTGGACGTGATCGGCCGCATCGCCACGCCGCAGCCGGCCGTGCTGTTCGATAGCGCGACGGCGGAGAATCGCCTGGCCCGCTATTACAGCGTTCAGTCGCTGGATGGCTTCGGCCAGTTTTCCCGCGCCGAGCTGGCGGCTGCCTCGGCCGCCGTCGGCTATGTCGAGAAGACCCAGATTGCCGAGCGCCCCCCGCTCAACATCCCCGAGCGCGAGAACACGGCCGCGACGCTGTTCATCGATCCGGCGACGCGCGCCAATCTCGAACTGGTCAAGACGCTCTCCGGCAGCCGCGACGGCGCGCTGCTCAAGGCGCTCGACCGGACCGTGACCGGCGGCGGCGCCCGGCTGCTCGCCGAACGGCTGATGTCGCCGCTGACCGATCCGGAGGCGATCCGCCGCCGGCTCGATTCGGTCGCCGCCATTCTCGAGGATCCGACGCTCTGCGCCGATCTCCGCAGCGCCTTGAAGCGCGTGCCGGACATGCCGCGCGCGCTCTCCCGCCTTTCGCTCGGCCGCGGCGGCCCGCGCGATCTCGGCGCGATCCTGGCCGGCACGGGCGCGGCCGCCGAGATCGCGCATTGTCTGGACGATGCCGACCTGTCGGAGGAATTGCTGGAGGCGAAGGCGGCGCTTGCCGGCCTGCCGGCGGATCTTGCGACACGGCTGGCGCAGATGCTTGCCGACGACCTGCCGCTGTTGAAGCGTGACGGCAATTTCCTGCGCGACGGCGCGGATGGCGAACTGGACGAGATGCGGGCGCTGCGCGATCAGTCGCGCCGGGTCATCGCCTCGCTCCAGGCGCGCTATGCCGAGGAGACCGGCCTCAAGGCGCTGAAGATCAAATATAACAATGTGCTCGGCTATTTCATCGAGGTCACAGCGGGCAATGCCGGGCCCTTGACGGAGGGCGAGGCGAAGGCCCGCTTCATCCACCGCCAGACCATGGCGAACGCCATGCGCTTCACGACGACGGAACTGGCCGCGCTTGAAACCAAGATCGCCAATGCCGCCGACCGGGCGCTGGCGATCGAACATGCCGCCTTCGAGGCCTTGACCGCGCAGGTGGTCGAAGCGGCGCAAGCGATCAAGGCGGCGGCGGCGGCGCTTGCCGTGCTCGATGTCGCGGCCGGGCTAGCCGTTCTCGCCGAAGAGCAGGATTACCGCCGGCCGATGGTCGACCGTTCCAAGATGTTTCGAATCGAGGGCGGGCGTCACCCGGTGGTCGAGCAGGCGCTCCGGCGCCAGGCCGCGGCGGCCTTCGTGGCCAATGGCTGCGATCTTTCGCCGACGAGCGAGACCGGGGACGGCGCGCTCTGGCTGCTGACCGGCCCGAACATGGGCGGTAAATCCACCTTCCTGCGGCAGAACGCGCTGATCGCCATCATGGCGCAGATGGGATCCTATGTGCCGGCCACCGCCGCTCATATCGGCACGGTCGACCGGCTGTTCTCCCGCGTCGGCGCCTCCGACGATCTCGCGCGCGGGCGTTCCACCTTCATGGTGGAAATGGTGGAAACGGCGGCGATCCTCAACCAGGCGACCGACCGATCACTGGTCATTCTCGACGAGATCGGCCGCGGAACGGCCACCTTCGATGGCCTGTCGATCGCCTGGGCGGCGGTCGAGCACCTGCACGAGGCCAATCGCTGCCGCGGCCTGTTCGCCACCCATTTCCACGAGCTGACGGTGCTTTCGGAAAAGCTCGCCCGGCTTTCCAACGTCACCATGCGGGTGAAGGAGTGGGATGGCGAGGTCGTGTTCCTCCACGAGGTCGGCCCGGGCGCGGCCGATCGGTCCTACGGCATCCAGGTCGCGCGGCTGGCGGGACTTCCGGCAGCAGTGGTGGCACGGGCGCGCGATGTCCTTGCCAAGCTCGAAGATGCCGACCGCAAGAACCCGGCGAGCCAGCTGATCGACGACCTGCCGCTGTTCCAGGTGGCGCTCCGGCGGGAAGAGGCCTCGCGTGCGAAACCCTCGGCGGTGGAGGCGCGGCTGACGGCGCTCAACCTCGACGACATGACCCCGCGCGAGGCGCTCGATGCGCTCTACGCCCTGAAGGGCGAACTGACCCGCACGTGA
- a CDS encoding SDR family NAD(P)-dependent oxidoreductase has translation MAGRLAGKVALISGGAGGCGLAASDLFAKEGARVGIVDLPTSQGAALAERIRAAGGEAIFAPADVSVSAEVTAAVQAVEAAFGPITVLFNHAGILAVGPFLEVEEAEWDRLMAVNVRSMFLMTKAVLPGMIAAGGGSIVSTSSISAVAATPMEVLYDTTKGACHMFARAIAVEFRDRGIRSNAVCPGFIATDHGKRELVGLAKYGVDVSDAAIAAQQGRMCEPIEVAQAALFLASDEASFINGTHLFVDNGFTAV, from the coding sequence ATGGCAGGCAGGCTGGCGGGCAAGGTGGCGTTGATCAGCGGAGGCGCGGGCGGATGCGGGCTGGCTGCCTCCGACCTCTTCGCGAAAGAAGGCGCGCGGGTCGGCATCGTCGACCTGCCGACGAGCCAAGGTGCCGCCCTTGCCGAGCGCATTCGCGCCGCCGGCGGCGAGGCGATCTTCGCGCCTGCCGATGTCTCGGTCTCCGCTGAGGTCACGGCTGCGGTCCAGGCGGTGGAAGCGGCCTTCGGGCCGATCACCGTTCTCTTCAATCATGCCGGCATTCTGGCCGTAGGGCCCTTCCTCGAGGTCGAGGAAGCGGAGTGGGACCGGCTGATGGCCGTCAACGTCCGCTCCATGTTCCTGATGACCAAGGCGGTTCTTCCGGGCATGATTGCGGCCGGCGGCGGCAGCATCGTGTCCACCTCCTCCATCTCCGCCGTGGCGGCAACGCCGATGGAGGTGCTCTATGACACGACCAAGGGCGCCTGCCACATGTTCGCACGCGCCATCGCCGTCGAGTTCCGCGATCGCGGCATCCGCTCCAATGCCGTCTGCCCGGGCTTCATCGCCACCGACCACGGCAAACGCGAGCTGGTGGGGCTCGCCAAATATGGCGTCGATGTTTCCGATGCGGCGATCGCTGCCCAGCAGGGCCGCATGTGCGAGCCGATCGAGGTTGCGCAGGCGGCCTTGTTCCTCGCCAGCGATGAGGCGAGCTTCATCAACGGCACCCATCTTTTCGTCGATAACGGCTTCACCGCCGTCTGA
- the ptsN gene encoding PTS IIA-like nitrogen regulatory protein PtsN — protein sequence MALAGLLQQDAILPALRVQTKKQLLQELSAKAAKITGLPEREIFDVILQRERLGSTGVGNGIAIPHGKLPGIEQIVGIFARLESPVDFEALDDQPVDLAFLLLAPEGAGADHLKALSRIARVLRDSEMVARLRGTDSATAIYAFLSDDQTSNAA from the coding sequence ATGGCATTGGCAGGTCTCCTGCAACAGGATGCGATCCTTCCCGCTCTCCGGGTCCAGACCAAGAAGCAGCTGCTTCAGGAGCTCTCGGCCAAGGCGGCAAAGATCACGGGCCTGCCCGAGCGTGAAATTTTCGACGTCATCCTGCAGCGCGAACGCCTGGGCTCGACCGGCGTCGGCAATGGGATCGCCATTCCCCATGGCAAGCTGCCGGGTATCGAGCAGATCGTCGGCATCTTCGCGCGTCTGGAATCCCCGGTCGATTTCGAAGCGCTGGACGACCAGCCGGTCGATCTCGCCTTCCTGCTGCTGGCGCCGGAAGGGGCCGGTGCGGATCATCTCAAGGCGCTGTCGCGCATTGCCCGCGTGCTGCGGGATTCCGAAATGGTCGCCCGCCTGCGCGGCACCGATTCCGCCACCGCCATCTATGCCTTCCTGAGCGACGACCAGACCTCCAACGCCGCCTGA
- a CDS encoding [protein-PII] uridylyltransferase, which yields MPDSFDISTLRARCEMIASVHAETRDQMRQALLAAFKEANAAGRARAYERLKEDGSGLKCAERISRLQDQLITVLYDFTLTHVFGAGQTPKGEQIAIAAVGGYGRGTLAPGSDIDLLFLLPARKAPWSEPAIEFMLYLLWDMGFKVGHATRTVDQCIELSREDMTIRTAILETRLICGASALADELERRFDDEIVRNTGPEFIAAKLDERNERHRKAGDTRYLVEPNVKEGKGGLRDLHTLFWISKYYYRVRESADLVSLGVLSRAEYSLFRKSDDFLWAVRCHMHFLTGKAEERLSFDIQREIAEALGYHDHPGLTAVERFMKHYFLVAKNVGDLTRIFCAALEDQQAKNRPGFANVITRFRRRIRKIPGSLEFVDDGGRIALASPDVFRNDPVNLIRLFHIADVNNLEFHPAALKQVTRSLSLITPSLREDEEANRLFISILTSRRKPELVLRRMNEAGVLGRFIPDFGRIVSMMQFNMYHHYTVDEHLLRSVDILSRIDRGEDEEIHPLAVKLMPAVEDRTALYVAVLLHDVAKGRPEDHSVAGARLARRLCARFRLTPKQIDTVAWLIEEHLTMSMVAQTRDLNDRKTILDFAERVQSLERLKMLMILTVCDIRAVGPGVWNGWKGQLLRTLYYETELLLSGGFSDMPRKARAAHAADMLFEALGDFSQKDRKAYSRLHYQPYLLSVPLEDQVRHARFIRETDKADKTLATMVRTHQFHAITEITVLAPDHPRLLAIIAGACAAAGANIVDAQIFTTTDGRALDTILINREFPVDDDELRRAASIGRMIEDVLAGRKRLPEVIASRSKGRKRPKAFTVPPAVTISNSLSNAFTVIEIECLDRTGLLSEITAVLSDLSLDIRSAHITTFGEKVIDTFYVTDLVGAKITNETRHANIVARLKPVMAGEADEARDRMPAGMIAPPPVARPPIRKAKIEG from the coding sequence GTGCCTGACTCCTTCGATATCTCCACCTTGCGCGCCCGCTGCGAGATGATCGCCTCGGTTCATGCCGAGACGCGCGACCAGATGCGCCAGGCGCTGCTCGCCGCCTTCAAGGAGGCCAATGCCGCCGGTCGTGCGCGGGCCTATGAACGGCTGAAGGAGGATGGCAGCGGGCTGAAATGCGCCGAGCGCATTTCGCGCCTGCAGGACCAGCTGATCACCGTCCTCTACGACTTCACGCTCACCCACGTCTTCGGGGCAGGCCAGACGCCGAAGGGAGAGCAGATCGCCATTGCGGCGGTGGGCGGCTATGGCCGCGGCACGCTGGCGCCGGGTTCGGATATCGACCTCTTGTTCCTGCTGCCCGCCCGCAAGGCGCCCTGGAGCGAGCCGGCGATCGAGTTCATGCTCTATCTGCTGTGGGACATGGGCTTCAAGGTCGGCCATGCCACCCGCACCGTCGACCAGTGCATCGAGCTCTCCCGCGAGGACATGACGATCCGCACGGCGATCCTCGAGACGCGACTGATCTGCGGTGCCTCCGCTCTCGCCGACGAGCTGGAACGGCGCTTCGACGACGAGATCGTCCGCAATACCGGCCCCGAATTCATCGCTGCCAAGCTCGACGAGCGCAACGAGCGCCACCGCAAGGCTGGCGATACGCGCTATCTGGTCGAGCCGAACGTGAAGGAAGGCAAGGGCGGGCTGCGCGACCTGCACACGCTGTTCTGGATTTCAAAATATTACTACCGCGTGCGCGAATCCGCCGATCTCGTCTCGCTCGGCGTTCTCTCGCGCGCTGAATACAGCCTGTTCCGCAAGTCCGACGACTTCCTCTGGGCCGTGCGCTGCCACATGCACTTCCTGACCGGCAAGGCGGAGGAGCGCCTCTCCTTCGATATCCAGAGGGAGATCGCCGAGGCGCTCGGCTATCACGACCACCCGGGCTTGACGGCGGTCGAGCGCTTCATGAAGCACTATTTCCTGGTGGCCAAGAATGTCGGCGACCTCACGCGCATCTTCTGCGCGGCGCTGGAAGACCAGCAGGCGAAGAACCGTCCGGGCTTTGCCAATGTCATCACTCGCTTCAGACGGCGGATCCGCAAGATCCCCGGCTCGCTGGAGTTCGTCGATGATGGCGGTCGCATCGCGCTGGCCAGCCCCGACGTGTTCCGCAACGACCCGGTCAACCTCATTCGCCTGTTCCACATTGCCGATGTCAACAATCTGGAATTCCATCCGGCGGCGCTGAAGCAGGTCACGCGGTCCCTGTCGCTGATTACCCCTTCGCTGCGGGAGGACGAAGAGGCGAACCGGCTGTTCATTTCCATTCTCACCTCGCGCCGCAAGCCGGAGCTCGTGTTGCGGCGGATGAACGAGGCGGGCGTGCTCGGCCGTTTCATCCCGGATTTCGGCCGTATCGTCTCGATGATGCAGTTCAACATGTACCACCACTATACGGTGGACGAGCATCTGCTCCGCTCGGTCGATATCCTCTCGCGCATCGACCGCGGCGAGGACGAGGAGATCCATCCGCTGGCGGTCAAGCTGATGCCGGCGGTCGAGGATCGGACGGCGCTCTATGTCGCCGTGCTGCTGCATGATGTCGCCAAGGGTCGGCCGGAAGACCACTCGGTGGCCGGCGCTCGCCTGGCGCGCCGGCTCTGCGCCCGCTTCCGGCTGACGCCGAAGCAGATCGACACCGTCGCCTGGCTGATCGAAGAGCATCTGACCATGTCGATGGTGGCCCAGACGCGCGACCTCAACGACCGAAAGACCATCCTCGACTTCGCCGAGCGCGTTCAATCCCTCGAGCGGCTGAAGATGCTGATGATCCTCACCGTTTGCGATATCCGCGCAGTTGGGCCCGGTGTGTGGAACGGCTGGAAGGGCCAGCTGCTGCGGACGCTGTATTACGAGACCGAGCTGCTGCTCTCCGGTGGCTTTTCCGACATGCCGCGCAAGGCGCGGGCGGCGCATGCTGCCGACATGCTGTTCGAGGCGCTGGGCGACTTCAGCCAGAAGGACCGCAAGGCCTATTCGCGGCTGCATTACCAGCCCTATCTCCTGTCGGTGCCGCTGGAAGACCAGGTTCGCCATGCGCGCTTCATTCGCGAAACCGACAAGGCCGACAAGACGCTGGCGACCATGGTGCGCACGCACCAGTTCCACGCGATCACCGAGATCACCGTGCTGGCGCCCGACCATCCGCGCCTGCTTGCGATCATCGCCGGCGCCTGTGCGGCGGCCGGCGCCAACATCGTCGACGCGCAGATCTTCACGACTACCGACGGGCGTGCGCTCGACACCATCCTCATCAACCGTGAGTTCCCCGTGGATGACGACGAGCTGCGCCGGGCGGCCAGCATCGGCCGGATGATCGAGGACGTGCTGGCCGGCCGCAAGCGCCTGCCGGAAGTGATCGCCAGCCGCAGCAAGGGGCGCAAGCGGCCGAAGGCCTTCACCGTGCCGCCGGCGGTGACGATCAGCAATTCGCTGTCCAATGCCTTCACCGTCATCGAGATCGAATGCCTGGACCGCACCGGTCTCTTGTCCGAAATCACGGCCGTGCTCTCCGATCTCTCGCTCGACATTCGCTCGGCCCATATCACCACCTTCGGCGAAAAGGTGATCGACACCTTCTACGTCACCGATCTGGTTGGCGCGAAGATCACCAACGAGACGCGCCATGCCAATATCGTCGCGCGGCTGAAGCCGGTCATGGCCGGCGAGGCGGACGAGGCACGCGACCGCATGCCCGCCGGCATGATCGCGCCGCCCCCTGTGGCCCGTCCCCCCATTCGCAAGGCAAAGATCGAAGGATGA
- a CDS encoding D-arabinono-1,4-lactone oxidase produces the protein MSAGGHWRNWVGNQSCIVRRRGAPTSEAHLAEMVAQAAGEGLGVRCAGSGHSFTPVALTSGLHLTLSDMQGVTAIDRERKRVSVSAGTTINTLGKILKENGLSLINQGDIDSQALAGALTTGTHGTGATLGNMASQIVGMRLVQPDGSILVVDERDTDLLNAARVSVGMLGVISEITLQVMESYNLHKKLWRCTFEECMEQHDALAASHRHFGFFWCPVPESRHCYCLPDTASVSTTEQLHDVCEMKVIDITDQPPMERGFEKIAYSSEIYPIEYVPNFHELEYAVPVRYGKEACRQVRALMLSKHPTCIYPIEYRFTAGDPGWISPFFEQDSITLSVSGEPGTDYWDYLRDVDDILRQFGSRPHWGKLHFLTGEDVTALYPRAGDFKALRERLDPGGIFLNDHLRQLFA, from the coding sequence ATGTCCGCCGGTGGGCATTGGCGCAATTGGGTGGGCAATCAGTCCTGTATCGTGCGTCGGCGCGGCGCGCCCACCAGCGAGGCGCATCTGGCGGAGATGGTGGCGCAGGCGGCGGGGGAGGGACTCGGCGTTCGCTGCGCCGGCTCCGGCCACTCCTTCACCCCCGTCGCGCTGACGAGCGGTCTGCACCTGACGCTCTCCGACATGCAGGGCGTCACTGCCATCGACCGCGAACGCAAGCGCGTCTCCGTCTCGGCCGGCACGACGATCAACACGCTCGGCAAGATCCTGAAGGAGAACGGCCTCTCGCTGATCAACCAGGGCGACATCGACAGCCAGGCACTCGCCGGTGCGCTCACCACCGGAACCCATGGCACGGGCGCGACGCTCGGCAACATGGCCTCGCAGATCGTCGGCATGCGGCTCGTCCAGCCGGATGGCAGTATTCTCGTGGTCGATGAGCGAGACACGGACCTCCTCAACGCCGCGCGGGTCTCCGTCGGCATGCTGGGTGTCATCTCCGAGATCACGCTGCAGGTCATGGAGAGCTACAATCTCCATAAGAAGCTCTGGCGCTGCACCTTCGAGGAGTGCATGGAGCAGCATGATGCGCTGGCCGCCAGCCACCGCCATTTCGGCTTCTTCTGGTGCCCGGTGCCGGAAAGCCGGCACTGCTATTGCCTGCCGGACACGGCCTCCGTCTCGACCACCGAGCAACTGCACGATGTCTGCGAGATGAAGGTGATCGACATCACCGATCAGCCGCCCATGGAACGCGGTTTCGAGAAGATCGCCTATTCTTCTGAGATATACCCGATCGAGTACGTGCCGAACTTCCACGAGCTCGAATATGCCGTGCCGGTGCGCTACGGCAAGGAGGCCTGCCGGCAGGTGCGCGCGCTGATGCTGAGCAAGCACCCGACCTGCATCTACCCGATCGAATACCGTTTCACCGCCGGCGACCCCGGCTGGATCAGCCCCTTTTTCGAGCAGGATTCGATCACGCTTTCGGTGTCAGGCGAGCCGGGCACCGATTATTGGGACTATCTGAGAGACGTGGACGATATTTTGCGCCAGTTCGGCTCGCGCCCGCACTGGGGCAAGCTGCATTTCCTGACCGGCGAGGACGTGACGGCGCTCTATCCGCGCGCGGGAGATTTCAAGGCGCTGCGCGAAAGACTGGATCCCGGCGGCATCTTCCTCAACGACCATCTGCGCCAGCTTTTCGCCTGA
- the hpf gene encoding ribosome hibernation-promoting factor, HPF/YfiA family, giving the protein MSVRVSGKHMEIGESFRLRIEDQISQAVTKYFDGGYSSQVTVEKSGARFSADCKVHLDSGATLQANGQANDPQAAFDAASERIAKRIRRYKRKLKDHHTGNGHGSFELAYTVMDSIPDEDEELPEDFAPTIVAETSKQIRTMSVANAVMALDMTDDPVLMFKSPGKDDLNIVYRRTDGNIGWIDAANMKG; this is encoded by the coding sequence ATGAGTGTGCGTGTGTCCGGAAAACATATGGAAATCGGTGAAAGCTTTCGCCTTCGCATCGAGGACCAGATCTCCCAGGCCGTGACGAAATATTTCGACGGAGGTTATTCGAGCCAGGTCACAGTGGAAAAATCCGGGGCGCGGTTCAGCGCGGACTGCAAGGTTCATCTGGACTCGGGCGCAACCCTGCAGGCCAATGGTCAGGCCAACGACCCGCAGGCTGCCTTCGACGCTGCGTCCGAACGCATCGCCAAGCGCATCCGGCGCTACAAGCGGAAGCTCAAGGATCACCACACGGGCAATGGCCACGGCAGCTTCGAGCTGGCCTACACCGTCATGGACTCCATTCCCGACGAGGACGAGGAACTGCCGGAAGATTTCGCCCCCACCATCGTGGCGGAAACATCCAAGCAGATCCGCACCATGTCGGTGGCCAATGCGGTGATGGCGCTCGACATGACCGACGACCCGGTTCTCATGTTCAAGAGCCCGGGCAAGGACGATCTCAACATCGTCTACCGCCGCACGGACGGCAATATTGGCTGGATCGACGCAGCCAACATGAAAGGCTGA